The stretch of DNA ataatgtatcaGATGCAAGAGTAGATAGAATATTAATTGGAGAAACAGATGTAAATTTCCGACAGAACTACTCATTCTTAAAAGAAAAGGCCATGCATTTACTAGATGAAGATGATGATATTTTtgcaaataaattaaatgcaTTAATACAAAATGGGGATTTCCAggaaaattacaaaaaagaaatgtacGATAGTAATTTTGAAATACCattaaattcatttaaatatattgataataattatgatagTTATGACAGTCTCAAAGAATCggaatatgaagaaaaaaaagaaccaattaaaatgaaaaaatttgattcaagaagaaaaaaaaaatcatcgTTGTCTAAAAGTTTTTTAAAGAGTTTAGATgaaaaatacgaaaattGCGTGGCAGAACTAAGGGATACAAAATGTAAAAGGACAAGGAAACTTACAGATAAGTTTGATCTAAGTATGTTCACAAATATGTTTATAGCTCTTAGTCCAATTTTGATATCCGGTTTTCTCATGATAATGCTTTTGATTTCAAAGTGGTCTGGtggtatattattttcagtGGCTCTATTTCTTGCATCTGTAGTTTATGTTatctataaattttttaaaattaatggtGAGTAAACGTAATAATTGAATTAAGC from Plasmodium malariae genome assembly, chromosome: 1 encodes:
- the PmUG01_01031300 gene encoding Plasmodium exported protein, unknown function — encoded protein: MIQTNKVSFINIVSFTILIWISQCLYESTTSGESWNKNIILYNVSDARVDRILIGETDVNFRQNYSFLKEKAMHLLDEDDDIFANKLNALIQNGDFQENYKKEMYDSNFEIPLNSFKYIDNNYDSYDSLKESEYEEKKEPIKMKKFDSRRKKKSSLSKSFLKSLDEKYENCVAELRDTKCKRTRKLTDKFDLSMFTNMFIALSPILISGFLMIMLLISKWSGGILFSVALFLASVVYVIYKFFKINGE